A stretch of the Lolium perenne isolate Kyuss_39 chromosome 3, Kyuss_2.0, whole genome shotgun sequence genome encodes the following:
- the LOC127338950 gene encoding bidirectional sugar transporter SWEET6a-like, with protein MVSADVARSVVGIVGNVISFGLFLSPVPTFWGIIKKKDVEEFSPVPYLATIFNCMLWVFYGLPLVHPNSTLVITINGIGLAIEAAYLVTFLLYAPNRKRLWVLAVLAAEAVLMAALVTGVLLGAHTHDRRSMIVGILCVIANTCMYLAPLSVMGKVIKTKSVEYMPFYLSFVGLLNGGCWTAYALIKFDLYITIPNGLGVLFSIAQLILYGCYYKSTPKKAKNVELPTIADKTLSTNV; from the coding sequence ATGGTGTCCGCGGACGTGGCCCGGAGCGTCGTCGGCATCGTCGGCAACGTCATCTCCTTCGGGCTCTTCCTGTCGCCGGTGCCGACGTTCTGGGGGATCATCAAGAAGAAGGACGTGGAGGAGTTCAGCCCGGTGCCGTACCTCGCCACCATCTTCAACTGCATGCTCTGGGTCTTCTACGGCCTTCCCTTGGTCCACCCCAACAGCACGCTCGTCATCACCATCAACGGCATCGGCCTCGCCATCGAGGCCGCCTACCTCGTCACCTTCTTGCTGTACGCGCCAAACAGGAAGCGCCTCTGGGTGCTCGCCGTGCTCGCCGCCGAGGCCGTCCTCATGGCCGCCCTCGTGACCGGCGTGCTCCTCGGCGCCCACACGCACGATAGGAGGTCCATGATCGTCGGAATCCTCTGCGTCATCGCCAACACCTGCATGTACTTAGCCCCGCTCAGCGTCATGGGCAAAGTTATCAAAACCAAGAGCGTCGAGTACATGCCCTTCTACCTCTCCTTCGTCGGATTGCTCAACGGAGGCTGCTGGACGGCCTACGCCCTCATCAAGTTCGACCTCTACATCACCATCCCCAATGGCCTCGGTGTGCTCTTCAGCATCGCCCAGCTCATCCTATACGGATGCTACTACAAGTCCACCCCAAAGAAGGCCAAGAACGTCGAGCTGCCAACCATCGCCGACAAAACCCTCAGCACCAACGTCTAG
- the LOC127338949 gene encoding bidirectional sugar transporter SWEET6a gives MVSADVARSVVGIVGNVISFGLFLSPVPTFWGIIKKKDVEEFSPVPYLATIFNCMLWVFYGLPLVHPNSTLVITINGIGLAIEAAYLVTFLLYAPNRKRLWVLAVLAAEAVLMAALVTGVLLGAHTHDSRSMIVGILCVIANTCMYAAPLSVMGKVIKTKSVEYMPFYLSLVGLLNGGCWTAYALIKFDLYITIPNGLGVLFSIAQLILYGCYYKSTPKKAKNVELPTIADKTLSTNV, from the coding sequence ATGGTGTCCGCGGACGTGGCCCGGAGCGTCGTCGGCATCGTCGGCAACGTCATCTCCTTCGGGCTCTTCCTGTCGCCGGTGCCGACGTTCTGGGGGATCATCAAGAAGAAGGACGTGGAGGAGTTCAGCCCGGTGCCGTACCTCGCCACCATCTTCAACTGCATGCTCTGGGTCTTCTACGGCCTCCCCTTGGTCCACCCCAACAGCACGCTCGTCATCACCATCAACGGCATCGGCCTCGCCATCGAGGCCGCCTACCTCGTCACCTTCTTGCTGTACGCGCCAAACAGGAAGCGCCTCTGGGTGCTCGCCGTGCTCGCCGCCGAGGCCGTCCTCATGGCCGCCCTCGTGACCGGCGTGCTCCTCGGCGCCCACACGCACGACAGCCGCTCCATGATCGTCGGAATCCTCTGCGTCATCGCCAACACCTGCATGTACGCAGCCCCGCTCAGCGTCATGGGCAAAGTTATCAAAACCAAGAGCGTCGAGTACATGCCCTTCTACCTCTCCTTGGTCGGATTGCTCAACGGAGGCTGCTGGACGGCCTACGCCCTCATCAAGTTCGACCTCTACATCACCATCCCCAATGGCCTCGGTGTGCTCTTCAGCATCGCCCAGCTCATCCTATACGGATGCTACTACAAGTCCACCCCAAAGAAGGCCAAGAACGTCGAGCTGCCAACCATCGCCGACAAAACCCTCAGCACCAACGTCTAG